One genomic region from Dermacentor variabilis isolate Ectoservices chromosome 6, ASM5094787v1, whole genome shotgun sequence encodes:
- the Dlc90F gene encoding dynein light chain 90F isoform X1 has product MTGFWANVHCETSDSYGIHQRCSDVVEFREILAGRHVGRLPQIAASRHIVSRHLEPIGSRKKAGEDRHLEHPGEEGDGERRHVGRLPQIAASRHIVWRHLEPIGSRKKAGEDRHLERPGEEGDGERRHVGRLPQIAASRHIVWRHLEPIGSRKKAGEDRHLERPGEEGDGERRHVGRLPQIAASRHIVWRHLEPIGSRKKAGEDRHLERPGEEGDGERRHVGRLPQIAASRHIVWRHLEPIGSRKKAGEDRHILSTQARKAPGTFVVDEVSAIIKEAMETIIGGNVYQHSKVPQWTNTTVEHILGQLTKMNKPFKYIVTCVIMEKNGAGLHTATSCYWDNTTDGSCTVRWENKTMYCIVSVFGLAI; this is encoded by the exons ATGACCGGCTTCTGGGCCAACGTTCATTGTGAAACATCGGATTCATACGGGATTCACCAGCGCTGTAGCGATGTGGTGGAGTTTCGTGAAATTCTTGCCGGGCGCCATGTTGGCCGGCTTCCCCAGATCGCGGCTTCCCGCCATATTGTCTCGCGCCATCTTGAACCCATCGGATCGAGGAAGAAGGCTGGCGAGGACCGCCATCTTGAGCACCCAGGCGAGGAAGGCGATGGTGAGCGGCGCCATGTTGGCCGGCTTCCCCAAATCGCGGCTTCCCGCCATATTGTCTGGCGCCATCTTGAACCCATCGGATCGAGGAAGAAGGCTGGTGAGGACCGCCATCTTGAGCGCCCAGGCGAGGAAGGCGATGGTGAGCGGCGCCATGTTGGCCGGCTTCCCCAAATCGCGGCTTCCCGCCATATTGTCTGGCGCCATCTTGAACCCATCGGATCGAGGAAGAAGGCTGGTGAGGACCGCCATCTTGAGCGCCCAGGCGAGGAAGGCGATGGTGAGCGGCGCCATGTTGGCCGGCTTCCCCAAATCGCGGCTTCCCGCCATATTGTCTGGCGCCATCTTGAACCCATCGGATCGAGGAAGAAGGCTGGTGAGGACCGCCATCTTGAGCGCCCAGGCGAGGAAGGCGATGGTGAGCGGCGCCATGTTGGCCGGCTTCCCCAAATCGCGGCTTCCCGCCATATTGTCTGGCGCCATCTTGAACCCATCGGATCGAGGAAGAAGGCTGGCGAGGACCGCCATATCTTGAGCACCCAAGCGAGGAAGGCGCCG GGCACATTCGTAGTAGATGAAGTCAGTGCCATAATCAAGGAG GCGATGGAGACAATTATCGGTGGAAACGTTTACCAACACAGCAAAGTACCACAGTGGACGAACACCACTGTGGAGCACATACTAGGCCAACTTACAAAAATGAACAAGCCATTCAAGTACATAG TGACATGTGTTATCATGGAAAAGAACGGTGCTGGTCTTCACACGGCAACGTCTTGCTACTGGGACAACACCACTGATG GAAGCTGCACTGTACGTTGGGAAAACAAGACAATGTATTGCATTGTATCTGTGTTTGGCTTGGCCATCTGA
- the Dlc90F gene encoding dynein light chain 90F isoform X2 — protein sequence MEGTFVVDEVSAIIKEAMETIIGGNVYQHSKVPQWTNTTVEHILGQLTKMNKPFKYIVTCVIMEKNGAGLHTATSCYWDNTTDGSCTVRWENKTMYCIVSVFGLAI from the exons ATGGAG GGCACATTCGTAGTAGATGAAGTCAGTGCCATAATCAAGGAG GCGATGGAGACAATTATCGGTGGAAACGTTTACCAACACAGCAAAGTACCACAGTGGACGAACACCACTGTGGAGCACATACTAGGCCAACTTACAAAAATGAACAAGCCATTCAAGTACATAG TGACATGTGTTATCATGGAAAAGAACGGTGCTGGTCTTCACACGGCAACGTCTTGCTACTGGGACAACACCACTGATG GAAGCTGCACTGTACGTTGGGAAAACAAGACAATGTATTGCATTGTATCTGTGTTTGGCTTGGCCATCTGA